In Williamwhitmania sp., the genomic stretch CTGAACGAGCTGCAAATCCCGTTCGAAATCAATGCCCTTTCGGCCCACCGTGTCCCGGAGTTGGTGATGGAATTTGGTAAAAATGCCCACAAGCGCGGGGTTAAGGTGGTTATTGCCGGTGCCGGGGGTGCCGCCCATCTACCAGGAGTTATTGCTGCTTTCACACCGCTCCCGGTGATTGGCGTGCCAATCAAATCGTCGAACTCCATCGACGGTTGGGACTCCATCCTCTCCATTCTGCAGATGCCCGCCGGAATCCCTGTAGCAACGGTAGCTTTGGACGGTGCACGGAATGCAGGAATACTTGCTGCTCAAATAATTGCAACTGGAAATCCTGAACTATTAGAAAAAATCCTTACTTTTAAGCAAGAGTTGGCAAAGAAAATTAAGAAGGCCAACGAAGAGTTGGCCACCATTAAGTTTGAATATAAAACAAACTGATGAACCACACGAAGACAAAAGAGCTGCTGCGCTCCCCATTAAGGGCAGGAAGCTTTTTTGTCTTTATCTTTCTCTTATCCATTCTAACCATTGGTGCATCAGCACAGGATGAATCCACCCCTACAGATGCTGCGGCGCAAGGCAAGGGTGGAGTAGCCACCACAACCGTCTCCCCCTGGAGCATCTTCTCCAACCAAGGAGCGCTTGGCTTTTACGACCACAAGGCGGTTTCGCTCCATCAGGAAAATCGGTTTTTGGTAAAGGAACTTAACGTGAGCGCCATTGCAGCTACCCTGCCCGTTAAGCCTGGAACCATTGCGCTATGTGTCTCCCGATTGGGATACAGCTTATACAACGAAAGCCAACTCATGCTCGCCATTGGTAAGCGGCTATGGCCATCGTTCTCGGTTGGCATTGGCCTGAATGCCCATTACCTTAAGCTGGCAGAAGGCTATGGCCACAGCAGCGCATATACCGTGGAGGCAGGCGTTCTCTACTCACCAATAAAAAACCTTTCGGTAGGGCTTCATCTCTTTAACCCCACAGCCGAAACAATGGGAGAGAATCCGTGCAAAAAGTTGGCGAGCGGCATCTCGGCAGGAATAGGCTACACGGCTGCACCGGGTGCCATTCTCGCAATTGAGGTTACCGAGCAGGAAAATATTGAAACGCAATTCCATGCAGGTATTGAAGCAACGGTTATTGACCAGCTGGTGCTGCGAGCCGGATACGCCTCCAACCCCGATTTGCTCTCCTTTGGGCTGGGATATACCTACAAACCGCTAAAGGTCGATTTAGCTCTCACAACCAACAATCCGTTGGGCCTATCCAGCTTTCTCACGGTAGCGTACCTCTTTAACTAGGCTGCCATGAAACAACTTTTCATCGTGCTTGCCATAGCCATTACCTCACCATTTCCAGCTAGGAGCCAAGTGGGTAGTGATTCCACAAGATATTCTCACATCCTCATAGAAACCTTGCTGGAGGAGCTGGCCGAAAAGGAAGATATGAGCGAAGAGGCCTTGGAGGATGTCTCCAACAATCTTCTAAACCTAATTGACAACCCAATAAACATTAACGATACTACCCCGGGAAACCTAGCCCAGCTGCCACTCTCCGATTTACAGATAGGTAGTATCGTGGATTATATCAGAAACCACGGGCAGCTGGCCAGCCAATACGAGCTACCGTTGATTCCAGGCATAGACCAAGCCCTTGCTGAAAATTTGATACCCTTTATCACCGTGGGTCCGGTTGTAAAAGCCTCTTCAAGTAAAAAAACTCGGAATAGATTGCTAATGCGCTACAGGAGGGTGCTGGAGCAGCAATATGGCTACCTCCCCCAATCGAAAGGTGGGCCTGTAAACGGCTACCTTGGCTCGCCAGATGGGCTCCTCGTGAAGGGACGAATGCAGCTTCCCCATCGAATAACACTTGGCTTTACCGCGGAGAAAGATCCAGGTGAGGATTTTCTTAGGGGGAGTAACCCCAACGGCTTCGACTTCTATTCGGGATACATCGCAGCAACCGAACTGGGAGTGTTGAAGCAGCTGGTAGTGGGTGACTTTTCCGCTAACTTTGGACAGGGACTCACCCTTTGGACAGGCTACCCCCTTGGAAAGGCAAGTTTGCTCATCGATCCAGGGAAACAAGGACGAACCATTTCACCCTACTCCTCCACCGACGAGAATCGTTTTTTCAGGGGTGTGGCAACCACGGCCGCTTGGGGTGAAGTAACAATAACGGGCTTTGCTTCCCACAAAAACATGGATGGGAACCTCGAGACCGACACCACTGGATTCAGCAGCTACCTCGCCACCGGCAGCCATGCCACCACCAGCGAAATGGCCAACAAGCACACCATTTCTGAGAACGCCATGGGTTTAAACTTTTCACTGAGCCACAGCTGGCTTAAAGTTGGGGTTTCGGGGTTTGGTGCAAAAACTAACAAGCCGTTCATTCCCTCCACTGCCCCACAGGATATGCTCGAACCTGACCCAACAGAAATTCTTCGCATTGGCACACACTTTTTGGCCATAACCCACAAGGCTGAGTTCTTTGGCGAAGTGGCCACCGATCAATACCGCTCCACTGCTATGGTGGCCGGAGGCATTTGGCAAGCCGCCCCTGCACTTACCGCCTATATTGTTGGACGAAATTATGGCAAACGCTACCTCTCACGCATGACCGCAGGGTTTGGCGAGGGTAGCCAAACTAGTGCCGAACAAGGAATTTGCATCGGTCTGGAGACCAGCCCCTATCCCAAATGGCGACTGCGAAGCTACGCCGACTTCTTCTCCTTCACCTGGCTAAGGTATAGAGTGTCGGCCCCGTCATCAGGTAATGAAGTTTTTACTGAGGCTACATTCCGCTCCGACTCAGGGTTTGCGCTTCAGCTGCTTTTTATCCGTGAGACAAAGCCATACAACATCGACGTAAACCAAAACACCCAGCTTGAGCAGAACACCAAAACAAGGGCTCGGGTGCAAATCACCTTTTCTCCCTCAAAAACGGTGACGCTTCGCACAAGGCTGGAGCATGTTTGGTATGACAAGGAACTATCGACCAACGAAAAGGGAGTGGTGCTGCTTCAGGATTTAACTTGGTACACAGGCAATAGAAAACTATCGCTGAGCGCAAGGGCAGCCTACTTCAACACCGATGGATGGGACTCACGGCTATACGCCTACGAGAACGACGTACTCTACTCCTTTTCTGTTCCAGCCTACTACCTCTCCGGAGCGCGATTCTACCTGCTTGTCACCGGCAAGCTCACCCAAAATCTTACGCTTTGGTTACGCTGGTCGCAAATCCGTTTTGCCCAAAAAAACGAGGTCGGTTCGGGTCTTACTGCGATAAACGGAAATGCAAAAAACGAGGTCAAAGCCCAATTCCTACTGAGGTTTTAGCCCATTTTACCAATTTGACCAACTGCCAATTAGCTAACAGTAAACGTTTGTATACGGCATCTTCTTGCACTACTTTTATAAGTAGAGATGCTAGTTATGCTAAACGTTGCCTACGATTTCGACCCCGTTACGTCGCTCTTTGTCCATAAAATGACAGAAGCGGAGCCGTTCAATGAGGTAAACTATATCCTAACCGTTTCGGAATTTCTCGAGATTCTAGAATACAAAAAGCCCACCCTAATTCTAATCCACACCTCTCAAAAAGAGATGCTTCCGATGAACAAGCTATCGGGATGGTTGGAGCAACAGGTGTTACCACAAATAGCACGGCTTGGCATTAGGAAAATGGCCATTGTTTCCGACGCTTACCCAAAAGGAATAGTAAAAAGGAGAACCTACCACCACTTCCCTTGGCTCACCATTGGCACATTCAAATCGGAGTCCACTGCCAAGCAGTGGCTGCTAAAGGGAACGACATAGCAGTTTCTAATTCCTAGTTTCTGGTTGGGCTTCGCCCAGCTGTCCGGCCACTTGACGGTTTCGCTCGAGCGATTCGTTGTTTGTGCGGGCCCGCGAAGACCAACAATCTCCAAGGAGGTGTAATTGCTTGCTGACATAGATTTTCCAGTCTTCTAAAATCAACCTAATAAAACAGCCTCCTATACTCTTCCTGTCTAAATCGCCTGGTTATGCGAAATAATGCAACGAGGACCATGGCTAAAAAAACAGCATACGATGCATACTTTACCCTTAGCATGAAGTTCATGTATTTGGTCATGCTATCAAATTCGGGTGTGGAGGCAACCGGTTCTATTTGATTAAGCATTTGGGTAGAACTGACAATAAAAAAGAGAATCAAGGCTAATCCAACTAGAATTAAAAGCCAACATACCACTAGGAATACTTTTCGTGCCCAATTCTTATACCTTAGCAGGCCTATGGAGCTAATTAAAATACCGGTTGAAACTAAAATGGTTATTGCAAGGCTGGCGTATAACATTACCTGAACATTGGCCATGCTATGTGCCACCTCAAGATTATCTTCAGGGTTAAAATTCTTAAGTACAGGATTATTTGCAAACAATACCATTTCTATGACTCCCCAAACAGAAAAGTAGATTAACATCCCTGAAATAATGGCTCCAAGACTCCCAATGGTAGCTATGAATGCCTTTCTTTTAATAAACAAGTCATCGATGATATCCAATCCATTATTTGTCATACAAATTGGTTTTAAAAACTTCAAATAACATGCATCAGTTAATTGAACCGAGCAACAGTTTGTGCAGCCATTCATCTGCTGGCGTGTATCTCCTCATCCATGCCCACCAGGAAGTTGCTATTGTAAATATAGTAAATGTGCAATACCCCGCCTAACTTTTTTGTCGACACCAGTGTGGTTTAATAATTTATTGCCTTTGTAGTATTTAATTGGTGAAGGCTTCTACTGGCTCGCAATTTTCTCAATGCAATCTCCTTTTATATTGCTTGAGATGAACGGCATTTTATGGGGGTTATCTCCGCCTCTCCACACCACAGTTTTTCCTACTCTAACTAAAAAATGGTCAATGGGCATCGCCGAGATTTTACTCCCAACGCTTTCTATATTTACAACATAACTTTTACCAATGTTGATTTGCTCATATTCTGATTTACTACAAACGGTATCCTTGCTGGAGATAATTGTCAATGTATCATTGTTGCTCAAATCAACTCCACTAATAACAAAGCCATCCTCGTAATCAGTAATAGAGTATATTTTGATGAGTTTGCTAGTTGGCTGAGAAGAACAGTGCATATGGACTATGCACAAAAGAATGATTAACCCCAATATTTTCTTCATATCGTCAGTGTTGATTTTAATTTTGCTAATCAAGTCTTCCCATCACAATATTGCAGTGTTTAAATACTTCAAACTAAACTCACCAAATTTCATGAATGGCTGAACTGCGCTGCTGCTTTAATTTCAAACCGAGCCTGTTATGAAGATAAAAAAAGCCCTGAAGTTCAGGGCTTTTAATTTTTATTGATCACTTAGCTTTCTATCTGTTAATATTGGGTAGCTCCAGACCATAACCCTTCTTTCTATCTTCTGCCTTAAGCAGGAAGGCAAACAGCAGGGAGAGTATGCTCAGCGAGGTAAAAATTACCAAATCGAAGAAGTAATCGTACCGAAGGTTCAACTTTGTCTTCTCTATGATAGGATAGATTGCTTCTGAGGTTTTAATCTCAATATCCTTGTAAAACAGGGTCTTGTTTTCCTCCTTATTAATACCCGATAGCGCACTTGCGGTGCTTGCTGCAATGCTACTTTTTAGGCTTCCCATGTCAACCGATGAGGTTGGAACTGCCTCGTATATGGTATTCTGTACCAGCGAGTCGATGGTTCGGCTGCTGGCCTTTTCGGCGAGCTGCGTAATTTCCTTACCGGTAAGACCGTAAGCCTTATCGGATAGCACCTGCTGGTAGCCATTCGCAACGGCATCCTTTATAACCAGCTTGTTGGGGGTTACCTCCGGATTGGTTGCATTGAGCACTACGCCCAGCAGCAACGGAATGGCCCACAGGCCAATATTCTGAATCCAGAAAATTACTGCATAGGCTGTACCCAGCTGCCTTTCGGGAATAATCTTGGGAACGGAGGGCCACATGGCGGCCGGAACCAACGAAAAACCTATTCCAAGGATGATTACCATGGCCGCTGCCAGCCACCAGGCGTTTAGGAAAGGAATTGCCAGTATGCCATGCACAAAAATTAAGATGATGGATCCCATAATCATGATGGTGGCACCCTTCCCTTTGGTGTCGTAAAATGTCCCAAACAGAGGCGTGAGGAAGATGGTGCCAAACGGAAGCAGGGCGGGGATGGCACCTGCCAGGTTGGGGTTGACGTGGTACTTGTTGATCATCAAGTCGGTTGCGTAGAACAAAAACGGGAACACGGCCGAGTAGAACAGCACGCAGAGGATGGCGATATACCAGAAGCCCTTGTTCTTTATGATGAAGAGAATGTCCTTCATCTCAAAGGCCTCCTCAACCTCGTTGCCATTGCTGCTTTGGGCGATGGAGGCATCCAGCCTCTTATCCATAACCATGTAGATGATGAAGGCGGCCAGCGCAATAAGCATGAGGACAAAAGCCAACAGAACAGGAGATGTGAAGGAGTAGGTTGTTGCCAGCGGCAAGGCAATGCCAAGCGCAACTGCAGTTCCCAAACGGGCAATGGACATCTGTAGGCCCATAGCCAACGCCATCTCCTTGCCCTTAAACCACTTTACAACGGCCTTCGATACGGTAATTCCTCCTGCCTCTGACCCTACGCCAAAGATTCCAAATCCGATAGCGGAGATTACCACCTGCGTTTTTACTCCAAAAATCATGGCGCCATCGGGAAACACGTGTATCAGCGCCCAGTAGTTAAGCCCTGTTCCCACTACCATTAACACAGTGGACATGATGCCGGTAAAGCGGATCCCCATTTTATCGAGGATAATGCCGCTAAAGATTAGCATGAACAGGAATACGTTAAACCAGGTGTAGGAGGAGGTATATATCCCAAAATCGGAGCTGTTCCAACCCAAAATGCTCTCCAGCATCGGCTTAACCGGCGAAAGGGCATAGTTAAAGTAGTATGAACCAAACATTGATAGCGATACTATTATCAGCGCGGTCCATCTCGCCTTTTTCGAGTCGCGTAAAGTAGTTATCAGTTTTTCCATATAGGTTTTAGTGGTTAAAAAAAATTTGGCATAAATGTAGAAAACAATTTGAAAGAA encodes the following:
- a CDS encoding MFS transporter; its protein translation is MEKLITTLRDSKKARWTALIIVSLSMFGSYYFNYALSPVKPMLESILGWNSSDFGIYTSSYTWFNVFLFMLIFSGIILDKMGIRFTGIMSTVLMVVGTGLNYWALIHVFPDGAMIFGVKTQVVISAIGFGIFGVGSEAGGITVSKAVVKWFKGKEMALAMGLQMSIARLGTAVALGIALPLATTYSFTSPVLLAFVLMLIALAAFIIYMVMDKRLDASIAQSSNGNEVEEAFEMKDILFIIKNKGFWYIAILCVLFYSAVFPFLFYATDLMINKYHVNPNLAGAIPALLPFGTIFLTPLFGTFYDTKGKGATIMIMGSIILIFVHGILAIPFLNAWWLAAAMVIILGIGFSLVPAAMWPSVPKIIPERQLGTAYAVIFWIQNIGLWAIPLLLGVVLNATNPEVTPNKLVIKDAVANGYQQVLSDKAYGLTGKEITQLAEKASSRTIDSLVQNTIYEAVPTSSVDMGSLKSSIAASTASALSGINKEENKTLFYKDIEIKTSEAIYPIIEKTKLNLRYDYFFDLVIFTSLSILSLLFAFLLKAEDRKKGYGLELPNINR
- the purE gene encoding 5-(carboxyamino)imidazole ribonucleotide mutase, whose amino-acid sequence is MNPQVSIIMGSTSDMPLMEEAAKLLNELQIPFEINALSAHRVPELVMEFGKNAHKRGVKVVIAGAGGAAHLPGVIAAFTPLPVIGVPIKSSNSIDGWDSILSILQMPAGIPVATVALDGARNAGILAAQIIATGNPELLEKILTFKQELAKKIKKANEELATIKFEYKTN